The following proteins are encoded in a genomic region of Drosophila willistoni isolate 14030-0811.24 chromosome 3R, UCI_dwil_1.1, whole genome shotgun sequence:
- the LOC6647007 gene encoding putative peptidyl-tRNA hydrolase PTRHD1 — translation MTNIVQYVVVRSDLRSALNWPLGAVIAQCCHATAAVMHLHAEDEETKAYLNDLDNMHKVVLEAKDEAALVKLGEKLKQNDIKHKMWIEQPENIPTCIAVKPYLKDSVHKYVKNLKLLKE, via the exons ATGACAAACATTGTCCAATACGTTGTGGTCCGGAGTGACCTGCGTTCCGCCCTTAATTGGCCATTGGGAGCCGTAATTGCCCAATGTTGTCATGCAACTGCCGCCGTGATGCATCTTCATGCTGAAGACGAGGAGACCAAAGCCTATTTAAATGATCTGGACAACATGCACAAAGTCGTGCTAGAG GCCAAGGATGAGGCGGCTCTAGTAAAACTTGGCGAAAAGCTTAAACAAAATGATATTAAACATAAGATGTGGATTGAACAGCCCGAAAATATACCAACCTGCATAGCTGTGAAACCTTATCTAAAGGATTCTGTCCAtaaatatgtgaaaaatttaaaacttttaaaagaaTGA
- the LOC6647006 gene encoding beta carbonic anhydrase 1 gives MERILRGIMRYRNTTREQMVKEFQKVRDNPEPKAVFFTCMDSRMIPTRYTDTHVGDMFVVRNAGNLIPHAQHFQDEYFSCEPAALELGCVVNDIRHIIVCGHSDCKAMNLLYQLRDPEFASKLNRRLSPLRSWLCTHANTSLEKFQEWRDAGMNDPLLFSSESPLRRFVAYIDKDQKFAIEDKLSQINTLQQMSNIASYGFLKARLESHDLHIHALWFDIYTGDIYYFSRGAKCFVAVDEDSVERLSKEVRQFYS, from the exons ATGGAGCGCATCTTGAGAGGAATTATGCGTTATCGGAATACAACGAGGGAGCAAATGGTCAAAGAATTTCAGAAAGTCCGCGATAATCCAGAG CCCAAGGCCGTGTTCTTTACGTGCATGGACAGCCGAATGATTCCCACAAGATATACCGATACCCATGTGGGTGATATGTTTGTAG TCCGTAATGCTGGTAATCTCATACCTCATGCCCAACATTTCCAGGATGAATATTTCAGCTGTGAGCCAGCGGCCTTGGAGTTGGGATGTGTAGTGAATGATATTAGACATATTATTGTCTGTGGACACAGTGATTGCAAGGCCATGAATTTGCTATATCAACTTAGAGATCCCGAGTTTGCATCCAAA CTCAATCGGCGTCTCTCTCCCCTGCGATCTTGGCTCTGCACTCATGCAAATACAAGCTTAGAAAAATTTCAAGAATGGCGAGATGCGGGGATGAACGATCCTTTACTGTTTTCGTCAGAATCTCCACTACGCCGGTTTGTAGCCTACATCGATAAGGATCAGAAATTTGCCATTGAAGATAAACTCTCCCAGATAAATACGCTCCAACAAATGTCAAATATAGCCTCATATGGATTTCTTAAGGCGCGACTAGAATCCCACGATCTGCACATACATGCTTTGTGGTTCGACATCTATACTGGCGATATATATTACTTTAGTCGTGGTGCGAAGTGCTTTGTAGCCGTGGACGAGGATAGTGTAGAGCGTTTGTCTAAAGAAGTGAGGCAATTTTACTCGTAA